A genomic segment from Spinacia oleracea cultivar Varoflay chromosome 3, BTI_SOV_V1, whole genome shotgun sequence encodes:
- the LOC110774743 gene encoding calmodulin-binding transcription activator 5 isoform X7 yields MADLGVMIFMVFAPWKVAQSCYLIVKSCVIFGKMVTIGRRKKMEKLSKKLMNTSKSALKKEYMCTMLMVKITQNSSAGVTGCLISMALEHIVLVHYRETQESQVSPSTPTNSSFRSDLTDYSASQLLSRGNDCVVNQVYYPSMKERTEFGDGVSMNNLDMRLHEINTLDWDELLVSNNPTEATLTTRAEQNPYLQQDKQPSTFSSENNGSSLLTGHPHPGMLTSRNSMNPVADTSLAQVTHVGDMFLPLTVVQTHQKEEGRIYGMGAVGAGDLSDKMAKDGLQSQDSFGKWMNEIIVDSPESVGDPSFESSLETSHGSLMSSGAVNHEGPYPAQIFCITDISPTWAYSTEETKILVVGFYHQEYRQLAKATVYCVCGDTCVPAEIIQVGVFRCMVSPQSPGSVNFYLSIDCSTPISQVLTFEFRSPAMTNPVVRQDKSQWDMFRIQMRLAYLLFTTSKSLDILSSKVSQSALKEGKKFALKYSNTADSWAYFTKLTESGKITFERAKDNLFELSMKSRLKEWLLERVVGGSKISERDAEGQGVLHLCAILDYTWAVYPFSCCGLSLDFRDKFGWTALHWAAYYGREKMVAALLSARAKPNLVTDPTSENPGGCTSADLAAKQGFEGLAAYLSEKALVQQFEDMRIAGNAGGSLETQTYETSNANNITEEELDLKDTLTAYRTAADAAARIQVAFREQTLKQRSKIVEFLNPETEAQYIVAAMKIQHAFRNYELRKQMAAALRIQHRFRTWKLRKDFLNMRRKVIKIQAAFRGFLLRQQYQKFVWSVGVLEKAILRWRLRRKGFRGLKVEIQEPVDDQRQESDTEEDFYRASRKQAEERVEKAVVRVQSMFRSKQAQQEYRRMKLAHTQAQLEFEDSVNPNGFMNEM; encoded by the exons ATGGCGGACTTGGGGGTTATGATATTCATGGTTTTCGCACCATGGAAG GTGGCACAATCGTGTTATTTGATCGTAAAAAGCTGCGTAATTTTCGGAAAGATGGTCACAATTGGAAGAAGAAAAAAGATGGAAAAACTGTCAAAGAAGCTCATGAACACCTCAAA GTCGGCACTGAAGAAAGAATACATGTGTACTATGCTCATGGTGAAGATAACCCAAAATTCGTCCGCAGGTGTTACTGGTTGCTTGATAAGTAT GGCTTTGGAACACATAGTGCTTGTTCATTACCGTGAAACTCAAGAG TCACAGGTTTCTCCGAGCACGCCGACAAATTCAAGTTTCCGTTCAGACTTAACTGACTATTCAGCTTCTCAGCTTCTGTCAAGAGGCAATGACTGCGTGGTCAATCAAGTTTATTACCCTTCCATGAAAGAGCGTACAG AATTTGGTGACGGTGTAAGTATGAACAATCTTGATATGAGACTGCATGAGATTAACACACTTGACTGGGATGAGCTTTTAGTGTCAAATAATCCCACTGAAGCAACTTTAACCACCAGAG CAGAACAGAATCCATACCTTCAACAAGATAAGCAACCTTCTACGTTCAGCTCAGAAAATAAT GGAAGCAGTTTGTTGACCGGACACCCTCATCCTGGTATGCTTACTTCCAGAAATTCAATGAACCCTGTTGCAGATACTAGTCTTGCACAAGTCACTCATGTGGGTGACATGTTTCTTCCTTTGACGGTGGTTCAAACACATCAAAAAGAGGAAGGAAGAATATATGGTATGGGGGCAGTAGGTGCTGGGGATTTGTCGGACAAAATGGCAAAAGATGGTTTGCAAAGTCAAGACAGCTTCGGAAAGTGGATGAATGAGATTATAGTTGATTCGCCTGAGTCAGTGGGTGATCCTTCATTTGAATCTTCTTTAGAAACTAGTCATGGGTCTCTTATGTCTTCAGGAGCAGTTAACCATGAAGGCCCTTACCCAGCACAAATTTTCTGCATAACTGATATATCACCAACGTGGGCATACTCAACTGAAGAAACAAAG ATATTAGTGGTTGGGTTCTATCATCAAGAATATCGACAATTAGCAAAGGCTACTGTATATTGTGTGTGTGGTGACACATGTGTTCCTGCTGAAATTATACAAGTTGGTGTGTTTCGTTGTATGGTTTCGCCACAGAGCCCTGGATCAGTGAACTTTTATTTGAGCATTGACTGTAGCACACCCATAAGTCAAGTGCTCACTTTTGAGTTCCGTTCCCCTGCAATGACTAATCCAGTTGTTAGGCAGGACAAGTCTCAGTGGGATATGTTCCGGATACAAATGAGACTCGCTTATTTGCTTTTTACCACCTCCAAGAGTCTTGACATTCTATCTAGCAAAGTATCACAGAGTGCTCTGAAGGAGGGGAAAAAGTTTGCTCTAAAATACTCAAATACTGCTGATAGTTGGGCATACTTCACCAAACTTACAGAAAGTGGTAAGATCACATTTGAACGAGCTAAAGACAATTTGTTTGAACTCTCTATGAAAAGCAGGCTCAAGGAATGGTTGTTGGAAAGAGTAGTTGGTGGGAGTAAAATTTCTGAACGTGATGCTGAAGGTCAGGGAGTTCTGCATTTGTGTGCTATCCTTGATTACACATGGGCAGTCTATCCATTTTCTTGCTGTGGCCTATCATTGGACTTCAGAGATAAGTTTGGATGGACGGCTCTTCATTGGGCTGCATACTATGGGAG GGAGAAAATGGTTGCTGCTCTTCTTTCTGCTAGAGCGAAGCCAAACTTGGTTACGGATCCAACTTCTGAAAACCCTGGTGGATGCACATCTGCTGATCTTGCAGCTAAGCAGGGTTTTGAGGGCTTAGCTGCTTATCTTTCCGAAAAGGCCTTGGTTCAGCAATTTGAAGATATGAGGATTGCAGGAAATGCTGGTGGCTCACTTGAAACCCAAACTTACGAGACTTCCAATGCCAACAACATAACTGAAGAGGAACTCGATCTAAAGGATACTCTGACAGCTTATCGCACAGCAGCAGATGCTGCTGCACGCATACAAGTTGCTTTTAGGGAGCAAACACTTAAGCAGAGGAGTAAAATTGTCGAGTTCTTGAATCCAGAGACTGAAGCACAATATATTGTTGCAGCAATGAAGATACAGCATGCTTTTCGAAACTACGAATTACGGAAGCAGATGGCTGCCGCTCTTCGCATACAGCATAGATTCCGTACTTGGAAACTTCGTAAAGATTTCCTCAATATGCGACGAAAAGTTATCAAGATTCAG GCTGCATTCAGGGGCTTCCTTTTGCGGCAGCAGTACCAAAAGTTTGTTTGGTCAGTTGGGGTGCTGGAGAAAGCCATACTGCGGTGGAGACTGAGGAGGAAAGGCTTCCGTGGTCTTAAGGTTGAAATTCAGGAGCCTGTTGATGATCAGAGACAAGAAAGTGATACAGAGGAAGATTTCTATCGAGCTAGCAGAAAACAAGCTGAGGAGCGTGTTGAAAAAGCTGTGGTGCGTGTACAGTCTATGTTCCGTTCAAAGCAGGCACAGCAAGAATATCGAAGGATGAAATTGGCTCATACACAAGCACAG cttgaatttgaagattcaGTTAATCCAAATGGCTTTATGAACGAAATGTAG
- the LOC110774743 gene encoding calmodulin-binding transcription activator 5 isoform X8, protein MADLGVMIFMVFAPWKVAQSCYLIVKSCVIFGKMVTIGRRKKMEKLSKKLMNTSKSALKKEYMCTMLMVKITQNSSAGVTGCLISMALEHIVLVHYRETQESQVSPSTPTNSSFRSDLTDYSASQLLSRGNDCVVNQVYYPSMKERTEFGDGVSMNNLDMRLHEINTLDWDELLVSNNPTEATLTTREQNPYLQQDKQPSTFSSENNGSSLLTGHPHPGMLTSRNSMNPVADTSLAQVTHVGDMFLPLTVVQTHQKEEGRIYGMGAVGAGDLSDKMAKDGLQSQDSFGKWMNEIIVDSPESVGDPSFESSLETSHGSLMSSGAVNHEGPYPAQIFCITDISPTWAYSTEETKILVVGFYHQEYRQLAKATVYCVCGDTCVPAEIIQVGVFRCMVSPQSPGSVNFYLSIDCSTPISQVLTFEFRSPAMTNPVVRQDKSQWDMFRIQMRLAYLLFTTSKSLDILSSKVSQSALKEGKKFALKYSNTADSWAYFTKLTESGKITFERAKDNLFELSMKSRLKEWLLERVVGGSKISERDAEGQGVLHLCAILDYTWAVYPFSCCGLSLDFRDKFGWTALHWAAYYGREKMVAALLSARAKPNLVTDPTSENPGGCTSADLAAKQGFEGLAAYLSEKALVQQFEDMRIAGNAGGSLETQTYETSNANNITEEELDLKDTLTAYRTAADAAARIQVAFREQTLKQRSKIVEFLNPETEAQYIVAAMKIQHAFRNYELRKQMAAALRIQHRFRTWKLRKDFLNMRRKVIKIQAAFRGFLLRQQYQKFVWSVGVLEKAILRWRLRRKGFRGLKVEIQEPVDDQRQESDTEEDFYRASRKQAEERVEKAVVRVQSMFRSKQAQQEYRRMKLAHTQAQLEFEDSVNPNGFMNEM, encoded by the exons ATGGCGGACTTGGGGGTTATGATATTCATGGTTTTCGCACCATGGAAG GTGGCACAATCGTGTTATTTGATCGTAAAAAGCTGCGTAATTTTCGGAAAGATGGTCACAATTGGAAGAAGAAAAAAGATGGAAAAACTGTCAAAGAAGCTCATGAACACCTCAAA GTCGGCACTGAAGAAAGAATACATGTGTACTATGCTCATGGTGAAGATAACCCAAAATTCGTCCGCAGGTGTTACTGGTTGCTTGATAAGTAT GGCTTTGGAACACATAGTGCTTGTTCATTACCGTGAAACTCAAGAG TCACAGGTTTCTCCGAGCACGCCGACAAATTCAAGTTTCCGTTCAGACTTAACTGACTATTCAGCTTCTCAGCTTCTGTCAAGAGGCAATGACTGCGTGGTCAATCAAGTTTATTACCCTTCCATGAAAGAGCGTACAG AATTTGGTGACGGTGTAAGTATGAACAATCTTGATATGAGACTGCATGAGATTAACACACTTGACTGGGATGAGCTTTTAGTGTCAAATAATCCCACTGAAGCAACTTTAACCACCAGAG AACAGAATCCATACCTTCAACAAGATAAGCAACCTTCTACGTTCAGCTCAGAAAATAAT GGAAGCAGTTTGTTGACCGGACACCCTCATCCTGGTATGCTTACTTCCAGAAATTCAATGAACCCTGTTGCAGATACTAGTCTTGCACAAGTCACTCATGTGGGTGACATGTTTCTTCCTTTGACGGTGGTTCAAACACATCAAAAAGAGGAAGGAAGAATATATGGTATGGGGGCAGTAGGTGCTGGGGATTTGTCGGACAAAATGGCAAAAGATGGTTTGCAAAGTCAAGACAGCTTCGGAAAGTGGATGAATGAGATTATAGTTGATTCGCCTGAGTCAGTGGGTGATCCTTCATTTGAATCTTCTTTAGAAACTAGTCATGGGTCTCTTATGTCTTCAGGAGCAGTTAACCATGAAGGCCCTTACCCAGCACAAATTTTCTGCATAACTGATATATCACCAACGTGGGCATACTCAACTGAAGAAACAAAG ATATTAGTGGTTGGGTTCTATCATCAAGAATATCGACAATTAGCAAAGGCTACTGTATATTGTGTGTGTGGTGACACATGTGTTCCTGCTGAAATTATACAAGTTGGTGTGTTTCGTTGTATGGTTTCGCCACAGAGCCCTGGATCAGTGAACTTTTATTTGAGCATTGACTGTAGCACACCCATAAGTCAAGTGCTCACTTTTGAGTTCCGTTCCCCTGCAATGACTAATCCAGTTGTTAGGCAGGACAAGTCTCAGTGGGATATGTTCCGGATACAAATGAGACTCGCTTATTTGCTTTTTACCACCTCCAAGAGTCTTGACATTCTATCTAGCAAAGTATCACAGAGTGCTCTGAAGGAGGGGAAAAAGTTTGCTCTAAAATACTCAAATACTGCTGATAGTTGGGCATACTTCACCAAACTTACAGAAAGTGGTAAGATCACATTTGAACGAGCTAAAGACAATTTGTTTGAACTCTCTATGAAAAGCAGGCTCAAGGAATGGTTGTTGGAAAGAGTAGTTGGTGGGAGTAAAATTTCTGAACGTGATGCTGAAGGTCAGGGAGTTCTGCATTTGTGTGCTATCCTTGATTACACATGGGCAGTCTATCCATTTTCTTGCTGTGGCCTATCATTGGACTTCAGAGATAAGTTTGGATGGACGGCTCTTCATTGGGCTGCATACTATGGGAG GGAGAAAATGGTTGCTGCTCTTCTTTCTGCTAGAGCGAAGCCAAACTTGGTTACGGATCCAACTTCTGAAAACCCTGGTGGATGCACATCTGCTGATCTTGCAGCTAAGCAGGGTTTTGAGGGCTTAGCTGCTTATCTTTCCGAAAAGGCCTTGGTTCAGCAATTTGAAGATATGAGGATTGCAGGAAATGCTGGTGGCTCACTTGAAACCCAAACTTACGAGACTTCCAATGCCAACAACATAACTGAAGAGGAACTCGATCTAAAGGATACTCTGACAGCTTATCGCACAGCAGCAGATGCTGCTGCACGCATACAAGTTGCTTTTAGGGAGCAAACACTTAAGCAGAGGAGTAAAATTGTCGAGTTCTTGAATCCAGAGACTGAAGCACAATATATTGTTGCAGCAATGAAGATACAGCATGCTTTTCGAAACTACGAATTACGGAAGCAGATGGCTGCCGCTCTTCGCATACAGCATAGATTCCGTACTTGGAAACTTCGTAAAGATTTCCTCAATATGCGACGAAAAGTTATCAAGATTCAG GCTGCATTCAGGGGCTTCCTTTTGCGGCAGCAGTACCAAAAGTTTGTTTGGTCAGTTGGGGTGCTGGAGAAAGCCATACTGCGGTGGAGACTGAGGAGGAAAGGCTTCCGTGGTCTTAAGGTTGAAATTCAGGAGCCTGTTGATGATCAGAGACAAGAAAGTGATACAGAGGAAGATTTCTATCGAGCTAGCAGAAAACAAGCTGAGGAGCGTGTTGAAAAAGCTGTGGTGCGTGTACAGTCTATGTTCCGTTCAAAGCAGGCACAGCAAGAATATCGAAGGATGAAATTGGCTCATACACAAGCACAG cttgaatttgaagattcaGTTAATCCAAATGGCTTTATGAACGAAATGTAG
- the LOC110774743 gene encoding calmodulin-binding transcription activator 5 isoform X4, with the protein MESGFNGGLGGYDIHGFRTMEDLDVPNIMKEAKSRWLRPNEIHAILFNYTNFTIHVKPVSLPRGGTIVLFDRKKLRNFRKDGHNWKKKKDGKTVKEAHEHLKVGTEERIHVYYAHGEDNPKFVRRCYWLLDKALEHIVLVHYRETQESQVSPSTPTNSSFRSDLTDYSASQLLSRGNDCVVNQVYYPSMKERTEFGDGVSMNNLDMRLHEINTLDWDELLVSNNPTEATLTTREQNPYLQQDKQPSTFSSENNGSSLLTGHPHPEEGRIYGMGAVGAGDLSDKMAKDGLQSQDSFGKWMNEIIVDSPESVGDPSFESSLETSHGSLMSSGAVNHEGPYPAQIFCITDISPTWAYSTEETKILVVGFYHQEYRQLAKATVYCVCGDTCVPAEIIQVGVFRCMVSPQSPGSVNFYLSIDCSTPISQVLTFEFRSPAMTNPVVRQDKSQWDMFRIQMRLAYLLFTTSKSLDILSSKVSQSALKEGKKFALKYSNTADSWAYFTKLTESGKITFERAKDNLFELSMKSRLKEWLLERVVGGSKISERDAEGQGVLHLCAILDYTWAVYPFSCCGLSLDFRDKFGWTALHWAAYYGREKMVAALLSARAKPNLVTDPTSENPGGCTSADLAAKQGFEGLAAYLSEKALVQQFEDMRIAGNAGGSLETQTYETSNANNITEEELDLKDTLTAYRTAADAAARIQVAFREQTLKQRSKIVEFLNPETEAQYIVAAMKIQHAFRNYELRKQMAAALRIQHRFRTWKLRKDFLNMRRKVIKIQAAFRGFLLRQQYQKFVWSVGVLEKAILRWRLRRKGFRGLKVEIQEPVDDQRQESDTEEDFYRASRKQAEERVEKAVVRVQSMFRSKQAQQEYRRMKLAHTQAQLEFEDSVNPNGFMNEM; encoded by the exons ATGGAGAGCGGTTTTAATGGCGGACTTGGGGGTTATGATATTCATGGTTTTCGCACCATGGAAG ATTTGGATGTCCCAAACATAATGAAGGAAGCCAAAAGCAGGTGGCTTCGACCCAATGAGATCCATGCTATACTGTTTAACTATACTAATTTCACCATCCATGTGAAACCAGTGAGCTTACCAAGAG GTGGCACAATCGTGTTATTTGATCGTAAAAAGCTGCGTAATTTTCGGAAAGATGGTCACAATTGGAAGAAGAAAAAAGATGGAAAAACTGTCAAAGAAGCTCATGAACACCTCAAA GTCGGCACTGAAGAAAGAATACATGTGTACTATGCTCATGGTGAAGATAACCCAAAATTCGTCCGCAGGTGTTACTGGTTGCTTGATAA GGCTTTGGAACACATAGTGCTTGTTCATTACCGTGAAACTCAAGAG TCACAGGTTTCTCCGAGCACGCCGACAAATTCAAGTTTCCGTTCAGACTTAACTGACTATTCAGCTTCTCAGCTTCTGTCAAGAGGCAATGACTGCGTGGTCAATCAAGTTTATTACCCTTCCATGAAAGAGCGTACAG AATTTGGTGACGGTGTAAGTATGAACAATCTTGATATGAGACTGCATGAGATTAACACACTTGACTGGGATGAGCTTTTAGTGTCAAATAATCCCACTGAAGCAACTTTAACCACCAGAG AACAGAATCCATACCTTCAACAAGATAAGCAACCTTCTACGTTCAGCTCAGAAAATAAT GGAAGCAGTTTGTTGACCGGACACCCTCATCCTG AGGAAGGAAGAATATATGGTATGGGGGCAGTAGGTGCTGGGGATTTGTCGGACAAAATGGCAAAAGATGGTTTGCAAAGTCAAGACAGCTTCGGAAAGTGGATGAATGAGATTATAGTTGATTCGCCTGAGTCAGTGGGTGATCCTTCATTTGAATCTTCTTTAGAAACTAGTCATGGGTCTCTTATGTCTTCAGGAGCAGTTAACCATGAAGGCCCTTACCCAGCACAAATTTTCTGCATAACTGATATATCACCAACGTGGGCATACTCAACTGAAGAAACAAAG ATATTAGTGGTTGGGTTCTATCATCAAGAATATCGACAATTAGCAAAGGCTACTGTATATTGTGTGTGTGGTGACACATGTGTTCCTGCTGAAATTATACAAGTTGGTGTGTTTCGTTGTATGGTTTCGCCACAGAGCCCTGGATCAGTGAACTTTTATTTGAGCATTGACTGTAGCACACCCATAAGTCAAGTGCTCACTTTTGAGTTCCGTTCCCCTGCAATGACTAATCCAGTTGTTAGGCAGGACAAGTCTCAGTGGGATATGTTCCGGATACAAATGAGACTCGCTTATTTGCTTTTTACCACCTCCAAGAGTCTTGACATTCTATCTAGCAAAGTATCACAGAGTGCTCTGAAGGAGGGGAAAAAGTTTGCTCTAAAATACTCAAATACTGCTGATAGTTGGGCATACTTCACCAAACTTACAGAAAGTGGTAAGATCACATTTGAACGAGCTAAAGACAATTTGTTTGAACTCTCTATGAAAAGCAGGCTCAAGGAATGGTTGTTGGAAAGAGTAGTTGGTGGGAGTAAAATTTCTGAACGTGATGCTGAAGGTCAGGGAGTTCTGCATTTGTGTGCTATCCTTGATTACACATGGGCAGTCTATCCATTTTCTTGCTGTGGCCTATCATTGGACTTCAGAGATAAGTTTGGATGGACGGCTCTTCATTGGGCTGCATACTATGGGAG GGAGAAAATGGTTGCTGCTCTTCTTTCTGCTAGAGCGAAGCCAAACTTGGTTACGGATCCAACTTCTGAAAACCCTGGTGGATGCACATCTGCTGATCTTGCAGCTAAGCAGGGTTTTGAGGGCTTAGCTGCTTATCTTTCCGAAAAGGCCTTGGTTCAGCAATTTGAAGATATGAGGATTGCAGGAAATGCTGGTGGCTCACTTGAAACCCAAACTTACGAGACTTCCAATGCCAACAACATAACTGAAGAGGAACTCGATCTAAAGGATACTCTGACAGCTTATCGCACAGCAGCAGATGCTGCTGCACGCATACAAGTTGCTTTTAGGGAGCAAACACTTAAGCAGAGGAGTAAAATTGTCGAGTTCTTGAATCCAGAGACTGAAGCACAATATATTGTTGCAGCAATGAAGATACAGCATGCTTTTCGAAACTACGAATTACGGAAGCAGATGGCTGCCGCTCTTCGCATACAGCATAGATTCCGTACTTGGAAACTTCGTAAAGATTTCCTCAATATGCGACGAAAAGTTATCAAGATTCAG GCTGCATTCAGGGGCTTCCTTTTGCGGCAGCAGTACCAAAAGTTTGTTTGGTCAGTTGGGGTGCTGGAGAAAGCCATACTGCGGTGGAGACTGAGGAGGAAAGGCTTCCGTGGTCTTAAGGTTGAAATTCAGGAGCCTGTTGATGATCAGAGACAAGAAAGTGATACAGAGGAAGATTTCTATCGAGCTAGCAGAAAACAAGCTGAGGAGCGTGTTGAAAAAGCTGTGGTGCGTGTACAGTCTATGTTCCGTTCAAAGCAGGCACAGCAAGAATATCGAAGGATGAAATTGGCTCATACACAAGCACAG cttgaatttgaagattcaGTTAATCCAAATGGCTTTATGAACGAAATGTAG
- the LOC110774743 gene encoding calmodulin-binding transcription activator 5 isoform X3, whose translation MESGFNGGLGGYDIHGFRTMEDLDVPNIMKEAKSRWLRPNEIHAILFNYTNFTIHVKPVSLPRGGTIVLFDRKKLRNFRKDGHNWKKKKDGKTVKEAHEHLKVGTEERIHVYYAHGEDNPKFVRRCYWLLDKALEHIVLVHYRETQESQVSPSTPTNSSFRSDLTDYSASQLLSRGNDCVVNQVYYPSMKERTEFGDGVSMNNLDMRLHEINTLDWDELLVSNNPTEATLTTRAEQNPYLQQDKQPSTFSSENNGSSLLTGHPHPEEGRIYGMGAVGAGDLSDKMAKDGLQSQDSFGKWMNEIIVDSPESVGDPSFESSLETSHGSLMSSGAVNHEGPYPAQIFCITDISPTWAYSTEETKILVVGFYHQEYRQLAKATVYCVCGDTCVPAEIIQVGVFRCMVSPQSPGSVNFYLSIDCSTPISQVLTFEFRSPAMTNPVVRQDKSQWDMFRIQMRLAYLLFTTSKSLDILSSKVSQSALKEGKKFALKYSNTADSWAYFTKLTESGKITFERAKDNLFELSMKSRLKEWLLERVVGGSKISERDAEGQGVLHLCAILDYTWAVYPFSCCGLSLDFRDKFGWTALHWAAYYGREKMVAALLSARAKPNLVTDPTSENPGGCTSADLAAKQGFEGLAAYLSEKALVQQFEDMRIAGNAGGSLETQTYETSNANNITEEELDLKDTLTAYRTAADAAARIQVAFREQTLKQRSKIVEFLNPETEAQYIVAAMKIQHAFRNYELRKQMAAALRIQHRFRTWKLRKDFLNMRRKVIKIQAAFRGFLLRQQYQKFVWSVGVLEKAILRWRLRRKGFRGLKVEIQEPVDDQRQESDTEEDFYRASRKQAEERVEKAVVRVQSMFRSKQAQQEYRRMKLAHTQAQLEFEDSVNPNGFMNEM comes from the exons ATGGAGAGCGGTTTTAATGGCGGACTTGGGGGTTATGATATTCATGGTTTTCGCACCATGGAAG ATTTGGATGTCCCAAACATAATGAAGGAAGCCAAAAGCAGGTGGCTTCGACCCAATGAGATCCATGCTATACTGTTTAACTATACTAATTTCACCATCCATGTGAAACCAGTGAGCTTACCAAGAG GTGGCACAATCGTGTTATTTGATCGTAAAAAGCTGCGTAATTTTCGGAAAGATGGTCACAATTGGAAGAAGAAAAAAGATGGAAAAACTGTCAAAGAAGCTCATGAACACCTCAAA GTCGGCACTGAAGAAAGAATACATGTGTACTATGCTCATGGTGAAGATAACCCAAAATTCGTCCGCAGGTGTTACTGGTTGCTTGATAA GGCTTTGGAACACATAGTGCTTGTTCATTACCGTGAAACTCAAGAG TCACAGGTTTCTCCGAGCACGCCGACAAATTCAAGTTTCCGTTCAGACTTAACTGACTATTCAGCTTCTCAGCTTCTGTCAAGAGGCAATGACTGCGTGGTCAATCAAGTTTATTACCCTTCCATGAAAGAGCGTACAG AATTTGGTGACGGTGTAAGTATGAACAATCTTGATATGAGACTGCATGAGATTAACACACTTGACTGGGATGAGCTTTTAGTGTCAAATAATCCCACTGAAGCAACTTTAACCACCAGAG CAGAACAGAATCCATACCTTCAACAAGATAAGCAACCTTCTACGTTCAGCTCAGAAAATAAT GGAAGCAGTTTGTTGACCGGACACCCTCATCCTG AGGAAGGAAGAATATATGGTATGGGGGCAGTAGGTGCTGGGGATTTGTCGGACAAAATGGCAAAAGATGGTTTGCAAAGTCAAGACAGCTTCGGAAAGTGGATGAATGAGATTATAGTTGATTCGCCTGAGTCAGTGGGTGATCCTTCATTTGAATCTTCTTTAGAAACTAGTCATGGGTCTCTTATGTCTTCAGGAGCAGTTAACCATGAAGGCCCTTACCCAGCACAAATTTTCTGCATAACTGATATATCACCAACGTGGGCATACTCAACTGAAGAAACAAAG ATATTAGTGGTTGGGTTCTATCATCAAGAATATCGACAATTAGCAAAGGCTACTGTATATTGTGTGTGTGGTGACACATGTGTTCCTGCTGAAATTATACAAGTTGGTGTGTTTCGTTGTATGGTTTCGCCACAGAGCCCTGGATCAGTGAACTTTTATTTGAGCATTGACTGTAGCACACCCATAAGTCAAGTGCTCACTTTTGAGTTCCGTTCCCCTGCAATGACTAATCCAGTTGTTAGGCAGGACAAGTCTCAGTGGGATATGTTCCGGATACAAATGAGACTCGCTTATTTGCTTTTTACCACCTCCAAGAGTCTTGACATTCTATCTAGCAAAGTATCACAGAGTGCTCTGAAGGAGGGGAAAAAGTTTGCTCTAAAATACTCAAATACTGCTGATAGTTGGGCATACTTCACCAAACTTACAGAAAGTGGTAAGATCACATTTGAACGAGCTAAAGACAATTTGTTTGAACTCTCTATGAAAAGCAGGCTCAAGGAATGGTTGTTGGAAAGAGTAGTTGGTGGGAGTAAAATTTCTGAACGTGATGCTGAAGGTCAGGGAGTTCTGCATTTGTGTGCTATCCTTGATTACACATGGGCAGTCTATCCATTTTCTTGCTGTGGCCTATCATTGGACTTCAGAGATAAGTTTGGATGGACGGCTCTTCATTGGGCTGCATACTATGGGAG GGAGAAAATGGTTGCTGCTCTTCTTTCTGCTAGAGCGAAGCCAAACTTGGTTACGGATCCAACTTCTGAAAACCCTGGTGGATGCACATCTGCTGATCTTGCAGCTAAGCAGGGTTTTGAGGGCTTAGCTGCTTATCTTTCCGAAAAGGCCTTGGTTCAGCAATTTGAAGATATGAGGATTGCAGGAAATGCTGGTGGCTCACTTGAAACCCAAACTTACGAGACTTCCAATGCCAACAACATAACTGAAGAGGAACTCGATCTAAAGGATACTCTGACAGCTTATCGCACAGCAGCAGATGCTGCTGCACGCATACAAGTTGCTTTTAGGGAGCAAACACTTAAGCAGAGGAGTAAAATTGTCGAGTTCTTGAATCCAGAGACTGAAGCACAATATATTGTTGCAGCAATGAAGATACAGCATGCTTTTCGAAACTACGAATTACGGAAGCAGATGGCTGCCGCTCTTCGCATACAGCATAGATTCCGTACTTGGAAACTTCGTAAAGATTTCCTCAATATGCGACGAAAAGTTATCAAGATTCAG GCTGCATTCAGGGGCTTCCTTTTGCGGCAGCAGTACCAAAAGTTTGTTTGGTCAGTTGGGGTGCTGGAGAAAGCCATACTGCGGTGGAGACTGAGGAGGAAAGGCTTCCGTGGTCTTAAGGTTGAAATTCAGGAGCCTGTTGATGATCAGAGACAAGAAAGTGATACAGAGGAAGATTTCTATCGAGCTAGCAGAAAACAAGCTGAGGAGCGTGTTGAAAAAGCTGTGGTGCGTGTACAGTCTATGTTCCGTTCAAAGCAGGCACAGCAAGAATATCGAAGGATGAAATTGGCTCATACACAAGCACAG cttgaatttgaagattcaGTTAATCCAAATGGCTTTATGAACGAAATGTAG